The Candidatus Omnitrophota bacterium region TTCCGCAGATCCTCAACAATAACTTTTTTCGCGCCGGTGGAAAGCCCCTTGCGTATTATTTTGTTCTTTTCCGCAGCGCTCATTCCCGAAAGGTCCGCACAGTACGCGTAAATCTCGGCATTATATTTTTTCTTAAGCCAGTGCAGCATGCAGGAAGTGTCCAGCCCGCCGGAATAAGCAATCAAAATCTTTTTCACATTATCCTCCAAAACAATTCATTTACGTATCAATTAACCAATTATTCCAAAATTACCGCCCATAATTGTAGCTCATTTTCGCCAAAATGTATATAGCGCTACCGACTACACTTGCGGAGGATTGTAAATACAAGGGGTGGAAACTGGTAAATTACGGCAATATTGTGTAGAATGATGTGGTGTTGTAAGTGTCGGGGAATCTAAAAGGAGGACTTTATGGCTCACACAGAAGTTATTACAGTAGAAGGGCTTAATGACAAAATAGAAGCGCTTTTAAAATTCTGCCTGGCAGCCACATGCGGCATTCTGTCCGCCGACGGCGGTTCCATTATGCTTGTTGATGCCGACGGTAAAAATCTCACCGTCACAGCGGCTGCGGGAAGCAACAAAAACGACGCCATAGGAAAAAAAGTCGCTATGGGCGAAAGAGTCAGCGGTAAAGCCGCAAAAACCATGGCCTCCGTGCTTGTCAAAGGAGCGATAGACATAAATTCCGATAAATATTTCAGCGGCATGAAAAAATACGAAAAAATCAATTCCGGCATGAGCATTCCCTTTGTCAAAAACGGCAAGGCTCTCGGAGTAATCAACATCAAAAGAACGGAGCAACCGCAAGCTCTAACGCAGGAAGACGTTGAAACTGTAGAAATCATCGCCCGGGAACTCGCCCTCACACTTTAATAATCGCCTCAGACTACGATACCTCTGGGGCGATTGATTACAGTTAATGTCCCCCGAGGACGGTGAAGCCGCGGCTTCTCAAATCTTCAGCGAGATCAACTTCCATCTTAACCGCTTCTTGATAAGTCATGGGGTTAAGGTGCTCATAAAGAGCCGGTATCAGCGCTATGCCGTATTTATGCACCCATGCGCTGGACTTGTAGCCGCTTTTGTGATTCTTGAAACGTTCTGAAACTTTCAACCCTGTCATACCCACATAAACGCAGGGTTTTTCAAAATCCCTTGCTTTGTTTAAATCAAACACTTTATCAAACTGCTTAACGCTGTTGTCCAGCCTCACAACATAAACGCTGTAATGTTTCCGTCCCGCAAACAGTGTTTTAAAAAATTTCATAATTCAGCGCGCGTAGCGGCTCTTGTAAACCGCAAGGTCTTCAATTTCCTCAAGTCCATATTCCTCAATTTCTTCGGGTGTGGCGCCCCCTTTTCGGTTGGCGGCTTCAACAAATATAGCGAGGATATCCTCCAAACCTTCCTCGTTAAAGCCGTAAAGCTCACTCTCGTTTTTCAGCGTCGTATAACGTATGGAATAGTCCAGGAAATCCATAAGGCCGAATATCTGCGATATAAGCTTCAATTTTGCTCTTGAAAGTTTTTTATTTTTGCGGACATATTCATACTCTTTTTTAATATCCGGGCGGCTGGCGAAAGCTGTTTTTTCAGCGGTCAGGCGGAACTGACGTTTTTTCTGAAGGGCGTGGGCTTTTTTCTTTTCCTCAGCCAGAGTGTATTCGGCGACGCTTATGGGGACGCCGCATTTTAATGTTTCTATAATATGTTTTTTGTCGGATTTGCTGTATCCGCCCATGGCTTCAACGCGCGTGATTCTCTCCTGAAGAGTCCGTTCCTTAATATACAGATAAGCCCCTGCCGCAGCCGCAAGGATAAAAAGCAGCAGGAAAAAGCCCCGCATATCCCCGCGTCTCACAGCGACTTTGAATTTTCTTTTAATCCTCATTATTATCCAAACTCCCGGCACCTGTTTCATTATACCCGAGTTTAATGACAATACGCAACCCGCCACAGGCGGACTTTCAGCAACTCTGAAAAAATTTTGAAATAAAATTGAAATTTTTACGCGCCTGCAGGGATTCGAACCCCGGGCCCTCTGCTTAGAAGGCAGATGCTCTATCCGACTGAGCTACAGGCGCAATAAAGTGCAATATTATTTATTTTTGACGAACAATGCAATAAGCCGCTTACCGAAAAGCTGCGGCGGGCTTTCCGATTTGGCGACATCGGCAAGAATTTCCTTTATCTTTTCCATCTGTTTGTAACCTTCTGTTTTAAAAGCGTTTTCCCTGCCCCTGAAAAAAATAGTGACCTTAACTTTATCTCCCATCGACAGGAATTTTTTAGCTTTGCCG contains the following coding sequences:
- a CDS encoding GAF domain-containing protein, which gives rise to MAHTEVITVEGLNDKIEALLKFCLAATCGILSADGGSIMLVDADGKNLTVTAAAGSNKNDAIGKKVAMGERVSGKAAKTMASVLVKGAIDINSDKYFSGMKKYEKINSGMSIPFVKNGKALGVINIKRTEQPQALTQEDVETVEIIARELALTL